Within Limanda limanda chromosome 1, fLimLim1.1, whole genome shotgun sequence, the genomic segment GTATTTTTCTAATTCggtgtcttttgtttttgccCTGATGATGTTTTTGATTTCCAGCAGAAGACGAACTGATTCTAATAGACTCTAATGTACAGGTTAATAAACAGCCTCTTAATacttttaattgtaaataataTCAACTCACAGGGCTCTGGTTCAATTTTCAGTTAAATCTCATTGGCTGCCTCTTGGTCGCCATGGACACCACACGCCTCTGCAAACATGTGAGCTGCCAGAGAGCAAATGGTCTGCAGCTCCTAAGCACACATGTTTTTAGCAAGCttatagtgtttgtgtgtgtgtgttagtgtgtttgcgtgtgtgtgtgtgtgtgtgtgtgtgtgtgtgtgtgtgtgtgtgtgtgtgtgtgtgtgtgtgtgtgtgtgtgtgtgtgtcaagctGCATTCAGGATCAAAGTTTTACCACCACAACCTGTTGCCATAGAGACGTGACAGTGGATTCTCTATAGAAGGTGCTGAACGAGAGAAGAACGTGAGAACTGTTCACGACAGGAGTTCAGAGAAGAAACATCACAGCGTCCAAGCCACCATTTTGTAAACGATGATGTAACAGCGAGGTTCACGTGGCCTGTAAACATCAGAGCTGCACTTTAGCAAACTGCTGAAAGACGAATGGAACACATTTTTCAATCATATTCACAATCCTGGTTTGAGCCATTTAATGTTAATACAGATCCTGGATAAGAAAGCTGCCATTCAGTCAGAAGATCCAGAGTCGAGGGAGGTGCAGGCGCTGCATCAGGAGGTGGAGGCCGTCAGTCGCTCTGCTGATGAAGCCATGAAGAACATTGAGGAGATCTTCTCTCAGCTGGTGCGAGCTGAGGAGGttcaggagaagctgcagcaggagatcgATGGGCTGAGGAGCAAAGACACAGAGCTGGAGAAACCCCCTGAACACAGAGGAGCACATCGAGTTCCTCAACAAGTCTCAGAAAACCGATGAACCTACCCAGCatacatgttttatactttgaggATGTGACGAGGGctgagtcagaggtcagaggtcaacttcAGGACATCTTCAGTCACACGTGGACCAAGATCtcacagacagagatggaggtGAACGTTTTACAGCCACAAGAGGAAACCAAGACCAGCACAGGATTCTTCAAACGTTCACAACGAATCATATTGATTTGGAAACAGGATCTGAGCTCTGGAGTTTTTCAGGTGTTACTACTTTCACCTCAGGCCCTTGGTGCTCCACAGTGGGGGTGTACCTGGACCACATAGCAGGCGTTCTgaccttctacagcgtctctgacaccgaGACTCGGCTCCAGAGTCCAGACGCAGCTGCTCCATCAggaactttgtgttttcagcacGTACAGCCATCGATCTGCAGCTGAGCTCTGTGAGTTACAGCGAGAGCAGAGGCTCAGCTTCACCAGTCTGTCATCATTGATCTGTTTTAATAACCACTATTGATTTGATATGTAATTACCTCCCGGGTCTATTTGTTTGCACAATTACACAAAAAGTAACAgagcagatttccatgaaacttggaaAAGAAAGAACTTTTTCAACATTATGAGAATATGAGAGGACTAATATTTATAAGTGAGGTGCAGCTTGATCATATTTTTTATCAAATAGCTCGACTGAGTGATGTTccagtttgtgtttattatcaAATTCAGAAACTCAATCAAACaagcttttcttttcaaaaaagatacattaatttaaaaaatggcttcacttttggaagcTGTTGTCGCccatcagcatgtgtgtttgtatgtttgtgtgtttgtatgtttaacaattcaaatgttttgtttacaaTGCACTGATTAAAATGTGTCAGTGCTTTAACATATTTAGCTGTCGGCCATTATAGTCTTTATTTATGGGAACACTTGCACTTTACTAGCTCTCACAGACCTTTGTTTATCAGATAgctgcaaaaataaaattaatttaaaaaatcatttaaataagtGGTCACATTTTTATGCTTCCCCAATAATGATTTGTCAcaatattgaaatatataatTCCAACGCCTAAATACATTTGGCTTTTTGAATCTATTTATATGTGAAGTAGATTTTTATTGATTCATCTATTATAACTAATAATATCAGAAATACTGTTGATTGAATGAATGTCAGAGACACGGAACCTGTGACAGAGCGGAACCTTTGTCCGGTGTCTGCGGCCACACGGAATGTTTTTGTCGCAGCACGTCAGAACACGGAAGTGAAGCAGAGCCTCTCTGTTGATGTCTCCTGTCCTCGTCTCTTCTCTGGTGAACCCGCGGACCTGAGACAACATGGCGGTGAGCTGCGTGCACCTGGAGTCCGACGCCTTCCTGGTGTGCATGAACCACGCCCTGAGcacggagaaggaggaggtgatgggCCTGTGCAtcggggaggtggaggaggagagcccCCCCGTGGTGCACGTCCACTCCGTCATCATCCTCCGCCGCTCGGACAAGCGCAAGGACCGGGTGGAGATCTCCCCGGAGCAGCTGTCCGCGGCCTCCACGGAGGCGGAGCGGCTGGCGGACACGACGGGCCGGAGCATGCGGGTGGTCGGCTGGTACCACTCCCACCCGCACATCACCGTGTGGCCGTCCCATGTGGACGTGCGCACCCAGGCCATGTACCAGCTGCTGGACCAGTGCTTCGTGGGCCTCATCTTCTCCTGCTTCATCGAGGACAAGAACACGAAGACCGGCCGGGTGCTGTACACCTGCTTCCAGTCCGCGCAGGCGCAGAAGGGCTCGGAGTACGAGCGGGTGGAGATCCCGGTCCACGTGGTTCCCCGGGAGGCCATCGGGAAGGTTTGCCTGGAGTCCGCCGTGGAGCTGCCCAGGATCCTGtgccaggaggagcaggacacgtACCGCAAGATCCACAGCCTGGCTCACCTGGACCCGGTCACCAAGATCCACAACGGGTCCGTGTTCACCAAGAACCTCTGCAGCCAGATGTCTGCTGTGAGCGGGCCGCTGCTGCAGTGGCTGGAGGACCGGCTGGAGCAGAACCAGCAGAGCATCGTGGACCTGCAGCGGGAGAAGgggatgctgctgcaggagctggctGCTCTGTGAGACCGGGGGACAGGGTGGAGGacagggtggaggaggacagactggagggAGGACGAGgtgaaggatggagggaggaccGGCTGGAGCAGAACCAGCAGAGCATCGTGGACCTGCAGCGGGAGAAGgggatgctgctgcaggagctggctGCTCTGTGAGACCAGGGACAGGGTGGAGGacagggtggaggagggagagaggacacactggaggaggacagactggagggTGGAAGGAGAACAGACTGGAGGATGCATGAGGAcatgatggagggaggaggacagactggagggAGGATGGAAGAGGACATGGTGGCTGGAGGACCGGCTGGAGCAGAACCAGCAGAGCATCGTGGACCTGCAGCGGGAGAAGgggatgctgctgcaggagctggctGCTCTGTGAGACCAGGGACAGACTGGAGGGAGGACAGGgtggaggacagactggaggacagggtggaggaggacagggtggaggaaggagagaggacatggaggaggGATGACGAGGAGCAGGGAGAACAGACTGGAGGGAGGACCAGCTGGAGGAGAACCAGCAGAGCATCGTGGAGCTGGCTGCTCTGTGAGCCCGGGGACAGACTGGTGGATGGATGAGGACAtgatggaggaaggaggacagactggtggatggagggaggacagactggaggatgGATGAGGACATGATGGAGGAAGGTGGACAGactggagggtggagggaggtcagagtggaggatggagggaggacgGGGTGAAGGAGGACATGGTGGAGGGTTGAGAGACTGGAAGGAGGACATGGTTGAGGGAGGACAGGGTGGAAGGAGGACATGGTTGAGGGAGGACAGGGTGGAAGGAGGACATGGTGGAGGATTGAGGGAAGACAgggtggaggatggag encodes:
- the brcc3 gene encoding lys-63-specific deubiquitinase; its protein translation is MAVSCVHLESDAFLVCMNHALSTEKEEVMGLCIGEVEEESPPVVHVHSVIILRRSDKRKDRVEISPEQLSAASTEAERLADTTGRSMRVVGWYHSHPHITVWPSHVDVRTQAMYQLLDQCFVGLIFSCFIEDKNTKTGRVLYTCFQSAQAQKGSEYERVEIPVHVVPREAIGKVCLESAVELPRILCQEEQDTYRKIHSLAHLDPVTKIHNGSVFTKNLCSQMSAVSGPLLQWLEDRLEQNQQSIVDLQREKGMLLQELAAL